One region of Brassica napus cultivar Da-Ae chromosome A10, Da-Ae, whole genome shotgun sequence genomic DNA includes:
- the LOC111213386 gene encoding traB domain-containing protein yields the protein MEPTQSPSEVYSGEDLDHMEDSKPTGDMSLNDSIVNVEKAELLDKAVEEEEGNKVSDFVVSGGNGADVGECSPETRRVDLPGDLTKSLVILTCESIGNNGSCDVYLIGTDHTSKESCRQVQAIISILKPEVVFLELCCRRMSALQSQTVKTPTPTPTPTMSDMIKNWKQRENMVEIFIELILAKISIKDVDVYGDEFRVAYEEALKYGGKVVLGDRHQEITFKRTWAKMPLWLKVKCIFFTLFVAFFLPSAQVDGKELEEMDSLDTTTQMSKDYPSVMDTFVHERDQYMSYALLSVASERSSVVAVVGSSHIDGIKKNWKQPISIKDLMEIPESVFTVKRIVSLVAIGFAHLQG from the exons ATGGAGCCGACGCAATCTCCTTCGGAGGTTTACTCTGGCGAGGACTTAGATCACATGGAAGACTCCAAACCTACAGGCGATATGTCGTTAAACGACAGCATAGTGAATGTGGAGAAGGCGGAACTGCTCGACAAGGCtgtggaggaggaagaaggaaacaaagtcTCTGATTTCGTGGTTAGCGGCGGAAATGGAGCGGATGTTGGTGAGTGTTCACCGGAGACGAGGAGAGTGGACCTCCCCGGGGATCTGACGAAAAGCCTTGTGATCTTAACGTGCGAGTCCATAGGGAATAATGGATCTTGCGATGTGTATCTCATCGGGACTGATCATACATCAAAG GAATCTTGTAGACAAGTTCAAGCAATAATCAGTATATTGAAACCAGAG GTTGTCTTCCTGGAGTTGTGTTGTCGTCGAATGTCTGCTCTCCAATCTCAGACTGTGAAG ACTCCAACTCCAACTCCAACTCCAACCATGTCAGACATGATAAAAAATTGGAAGCAGAGAGAGAACATGGTTGAAATATTTATTGAGTTGATTCTTGCAAAG ATTTCCATTAAGGATGTGGATGTTTATGGTGATGAGTTTCGTGTGGCATATGAAGAGGCCCTTAAATATGGCGGCAAGGTGGTTCTCGGCGATCGTCATCAAGAG ATCACGTTTAAAAGAACATGGGCAAAGATGCCTCTATGGCTCAAGGTAAAGTGTATATTCTTCACGCTGTTTGTAGCTTTCTTTTTGCCGAGCGCTCAAGTGGACGGAAAG GAACTGGAAGAAATGGACTCGTTGGATACAACCACACAAATGAGCAAGGATTATCCATCTGTCATGGATACATTTGTGCATGAGCGTGACCA GTACATGTCATATGCTTTACTGAGTGTTGCAAGTGAGCGCAGTTCAGTTGTGGCAGTTGTTGGCAGCTCGCATATTGATGGAATCAAGAAGAACTGGAAGCAACCTATATCG ATTAAAGATCTAATGGAGATACCGGAGTCAGTCTTTACAGTAAAGAGGATAGTATCATTAGTGGCAATTGGATTTGCTCATTTGCAGGGATAG
- the LOC106371076 gene encoding peroxidase 3, giving the protein MRCLTTVALSLSLFLVGLVGPIQAQLQMNFYANTCPNAEKIVQDFVSNHISNAPSLAAALLRMHFHDCFVRGCDGSVLINSTSGNAEKDAAPNLTVRGFGFIEAIKAVLEAQCPGIVSCADIIALASRDAIVFTGGPNWSVPTGRRDGRISNASEALANIPPPTSNFTNLQTLFANQGLDLKDLVLLSGAHTIGVSHCSSFTNRLYNFTGRGDQDPALDSEYAANLKSRKCPSLKDNTTIVEMDPGSRKTFDLSYYQLLLKRRGLFQSDSALTTNPTTLSNINQILKGSVEGFFSEFAKSMEKMGRINVKTGSSGVVRKQCSVANS; this is encoded by the exons ATGAGGTGCTTGACAACTGTTGCTCTttcactctctctgtttcttgtGGGACTGGTCGGACCAATCCAAGCTCAATTGCAAATGAACTTCTACGCCAATACTTGTCCTAACGCCGAGAAGATCGTTCAAGATTTTGTTTCAAACCACATTTCTAATGCTCCTTCTCTTGCTGCTGCTCTCTTGAGAATGCATTTCCACGATTGTTTTGTTCGG GGTTGTGATGGCTCAGTGCTTATAAACTCGACGTCAGGAAACGCGGAGAAAGACGCAGCTCCTAACTTAACGGTTAGAGGATTTGGCTTCATTGAGGCAATCAAAGCTGTGCTTGAAGCTCAATGTCCTGGAATAGTCTCTTGCGCTGATATTATCGCTCTAGCATCTCGAGACGCCATTGTTTTCACC GGAGGACCAAACTGGAGTGTTCCGACCGGAAGAAGAGATGGGAGGATATCGAACGCATCAGAGGCATTAGCCAACATTCCTCCTCCGACCAGTAACTTCACCAATCTTCAGACACTCTTTGCAAACCAAGGACTTGATCTTAAAGACCTTGTCTTACTCTCCG GGGCTCACACTATTGGTGTATCTCATTGCTCGTCTTTCACAAACCGTCTCTACAATTTCACGGGTCGTGGAGACCAAGATCCTGCCTTAGACAGCGAATACGCAGCAAATCTCAAGTCTAGGAAATGTCCTAGTCTCAAGGATAACACGACTATCGTGGAGATGGATCCAGGGAGCCGTAAGACGTTTGATCTAAGTTATTACCAGCTCCTTCTCAAGCGTAGAGGTCTGTTTCAATCAGACTCTGCTCTCACCACCAACCCCACAACGCTCTCAAATATAAACCAGATCTTGAAGGGTTCGGTGGAAGGTTTCTTCTCTGAGTTTGCCAAGTCGATGGAGAAAATGGGTCGGATAAATGTCAAGACTGGGTCATCAGGAGTGGTTAGAAAGCAATGTTCCGTTGCAAATAGTTAA